The nucleotide sequence AACCATGGTTGCGCCCATCTGTTCCGCCAATTGCAGTCGAGACTCGGTCCCGCTAATCATGATGATTTGGGAGGCACCGCTTTGCTTGGCAAAGGCCACGGCAAAAAGCCCCAAAGGTCCGGCTCCTTGGATCAACAAAATATCACCAAATTGGGGTCTGCCCAGTTCAAAGGCATGGGCCACAGTGGCTCCGGAACAGGATGCAGACACCAGCACCGCCGGGTCGATCGCCTGCGGATCGACAGAGAAGATATCGGTACCTGGCTCTAGCATAATGTGCTGGGCATAGCAACCAAGTAGGTGGGGACTTTCCGCAAAGCCCCGGTGGATCCCATATACCCACCGGTCTTGGCATAGTTCAGGGGTACGGGCAATCTGGCAGTAATAGCATCTACCACAGCTAACCCCCCGGTTCCAAAGAATAAAATCGCCTTCCTTAAGTGGTTTTCCGTTTACATCAACAGCCTCTGTGCTGAGTTTCTCAATATACCCCACACCCTCATGCCCGAGGATCATTGGTAATGGCACTCGAGCATCTTCACCATGCCACATGGAAACATCGGAACCGCAGATACCTGCATAGCTCATTCTGACTAGGATCTGGCCTTCGGCCAATGCCGGAATCTCCACTTCCCTTAGCACTAGAGGTTGGTTGAATCTCTCCATCACCATTGCTTTCGTCTTTGTCATAACGCACCCTCCCGTAATGAATATCGTTATTGGTCAATTGCATTGCAGGCGAAGCCTACTGTTGTTTCGCGTCCTGACTCTTAATCAGGGTTCCTTCGCTTGGCTCAACCTAGGGTTTTACCCCCTTCCAGCCTCTACTTGACACTGTCTCGTTTAACAATCTCCACCGGCAGTACAGTAAGCCCCTTAGCAGGAGAACCCTCTGCTAGATCAATGGCCACTTGGGCTGCCTCGGCTCCCATTTTATATGTCGGCAGACGAATCGTAGTCAAAGCCGGGCTTACCAGCACCGCTGAACGAATGTCGTCGAAACCAATTACTGATACCCTATGGGGGACCTCAATTCCCATATCGCGACAAGCCCGCATACAACCAATAGCCATCATATCGTTGGTTGCGTAAAAGGCCTGGGGTAGTCCTTCGCTTGTGATCATGTCCCTGACTAGAGCATAGGCGCGCTCCTCAAGAAATTCCCCGGCAAGCTCAGCACAAACCTCAAGGTTATGGGTCCCACACCCTTCAAGAAAGCCAAGAAATCTATCCTGTGCAACAGGAATATCCCCCGGTCCTTTGAGAATCGCCACCTTTTCTATGCCGCGGGACGCTAGATACTCTGCGGCTAGTCTGCCCCCCTCCCGATTGGCTGCATCAACATAATACATGCCGGGTAGCTGTGGTCCCCGCCTGTTCACCAAAACCAAAGGCACACCCCATTCCTGAAGCGAGGGAAGAAGGGGGTCCTCTTCCTTGGTTCCCATAACGATGAAAGCATCAGTGCGGCGATCGGTGATCAGGGGTCCCTCCTTTCCCTGAGGTGGAGGGGTATAGAGCACTAAATGATACCCCCGGGTTGCGGCCATCTCAGCGATACCACTTACTACCTCAGTAAAATAGGGATTACCGAAATACAGGGAGAGGCCACAAGGGACAACCAACCCGATGGCCCGGTTCTTGCTTTGCACAAGACCCCGGGCCGCCGCGTTGGGTCGGTACCCCATTTCCTCTAGGATCTTGCGGATATGGGACCGGGTCTTCTCCCCCACCCCGGGACTTCCCGTAAGCACCCTAGAGACTGTTGATGGCGCAACACCTGCCCTTTTAGCCACATCTTTAATGGTCACATCGTTTTTCTTCACCCTATAACTCCCCCACGCAAACGTTTGCGTAATCCCTAATATATTACGCTATCCTAAGTACGAATTCCTGCTTTTAGGTCAGAAAACTACCGGAACCTCCTGTCGCAGGCTCACCATGGGGGGCACCACACTGCAGTCGTAGGCCACAGTGCACACGCCTGCGTCCTTTGCTTGGCGAAGGGCCTGTGCAAACTTGGGATCCGTGGTGCCATTGGCCCGAAATGATAAGGCATCCTCCCGCTGAATGACAAACAGCACAACACAAAGGTAGCCTTGTTGCGCTAACACAATCAGCTCTTCTAGGTGTTTCAGTCCCCGTTGGGTGGGAGCATCGGGAAACATGGCACAACCCTGTTCCACCAAGGCAGCACTTCCGCAACTAAGATGGCAAAACCAGGTTAAGGAAATAGTGTTTATGCACGTTAGGCACATTATCATATGTATTGGGAACTATCGAAAAAGTTATCAGGCAATTCGCGCGCATTGA is from Limnochordia bacterium and encodes:
- a CDS encoding zinc-binding dehydrogenase, whose amino-acid sequence is MTKTKAMVMERFNQPLVLREVEIPALAEGQILVRMSYAGICGSDVSMWHGEDARVPLPMILGHEGVGYIEKLSTEAVDVNGKPLKEGDFILWNRGVSCGRCYYCQIARTPELCQDRWVYGIHRGFAESPHLLGCYAQHIMLEPGTDIFSVDPQAIDPAVLVSASCSGATVAHAFELGRPQFGDILLIQGAGPLGLFAVAFAKQSGASQIIMISGTESRLQLAEQMGATMVLNRRKTSVEERRQIILDATYGRGVDVALEAAGTIPAFVEGIGLVRQGGTYLSVGFGVPAGTMELDCFEDVVKKNLRIQGVWVSDTRHTQHALAVLCNNPDAFRGFVSHRMPLEEAGLALEMMANQEMIKGVLEFK
- a CDS encoding LacI family transcriptional regulator translates to MKKNDVTIKDVAKRAGVAPSTVSRVLTGSPGVGEKTRSHIRKILEEMGYRPNAAARGLVQSKNRAIGLVVPCGLSLYFGNPYFTEVVSGIAEMAATRGYHLVLYTPPPQGKEGPLITDRRTDAFIVMGTKEEDPLLPSLQEWGVPLVLVNRRGPQLPGMYYVDAANREGGRLAAEYLASRGIEKVAILKGPGDIPVAQDRFLGFLEGCGTHNLEVCAELAGEFLEERAYALVRDMITSEGLPQAFYATNDMMAIGCMRACRDMGIEVPHRVSVIGFDDIRSAVLVSPALTTIRLPTYKMGAEAAQVAIDLAEGSPAKGLTVLPVEIVKRDSVK
- a CDS encoding DNA/RNA nuclease SfsA, whose protein sequence is MEQGCAMFPDAPTQRGLKHLEELIVLAQQGYLCVVLFVIQREDALSFRANGTTDPKFAQALRQAKDAGVCTVAYDCSVVPPMVSLRQEVPVVF